The following DNA comes from Meles meles chromosome 8, mMelMel3.1 paternal haplotype, whole genome shotgun sequence.
ataagaaaaataaaaacaaattttttaaaatgtacagataataaaattagtaaataagGAGGTTGAATATACAGTAAACATTTATAACTGTTTAAGAGGCTAGAGGAAAGATTGAGCATGTTTAGAGACatcaaagatataaaaaaatgCCTAAATCAAActttcaaaaaaggaaattacaatatctgagataaaatatatacacttaCCTACTAATTACAATATCAGATGAAATTACAGTATCattgaaaaatacaagaaacgGATATAACAGACACAATAATGATAGGAAAGCATCCTGAACAAAACACTATTTGAAATTATATTCAAGGAATTGTGCTTATTTCTAACATTGCTTATTAAAATATTGGGTGAAGCTTGTCTTCTTTATGTTCGTTTGCAGTCCAACTCTGTCAGTTGGCCATTCTAAGCTATCAGTGTGTTTGGGGCTACCATAGCTAAAACTGAGTCAGTCAAGGGTCCATGAAGAAGCATTGTTGGGACAACTTACAGACAATTACTCAGGGTCCAAAAAGCCAGAACTAGGGTGCAAGAATTGTTGGAAATGTCATGATTAAGTTTGAATTAGTACACATTTTCCATATCCTCCTGATCGTTTATGTAACTGTAAAAACTTCAACTCCAAAAATAGCATGCATGTATTCTCATACTGTTATGTTCCATCTAAGCACATAGTATTAATACATAATAATTCAactttgactattgtgaataaaacTAGTCATGCAGAACATTTATTACATAGTAATTGATTTCATATATTACTAGACTTATATGTTGGACAAAATCACTCTCTGTGGAGGGTAGGAGTATCACCTGAAGGGCAGGTTCATTTCTGTACCAAACATAAGGACAAATCAGATCTTGAGGCCTGGAAATACTTATTAGTCCATTTACTATATTCAGTTTACTAAATAACAATGACAGATAATTAGTTTCTAGAAGGTACTGTGGGAAAAAATATCCACAGACTCTGTGGcttataacaataaaaatgtatctctcataCATTTGGAGATTGGCTGAGATGACTCTGCTGTTATCAGCTGAATTTGCTTATCCATGCACAAGTAAGCTGGGGAATCTGCTGATCCATGGTGGGTTTGGTTGTTAAGGTTCTACTTCAAGCTGCAAGTTGATCAGGCAGTTCTACTCCACTTTTTCCTCTTATCATTGGATAAATGGGCTAACCAGGGTATATCCTTATGGTGCAGCAAAGTCAGAAGATGACGAGCCCCATTGCACAAGCAAATTTCAAGTTTCTGGTTGTACCACATCTACTAATGCCCCATTGACCAAAGTGGTGCAGACAGCCAATCCCATAGTCAGTGAGGTTTTACACCCTGAGagagtaagtattttttttaatagtaatctAATCTATCATGCACAATGCCCCATCTCTACTGAAGAAAACCAAGCAAGAGTTTGAGTAGGGTCAGGGAACAGTCAGAGGCTCTTGGTCTAGGTTGAAGGAAAAATTCTGTCCTGGAACATGCCCATTCTTTTAACACAAGCAAAAAGCAAGACAGACTAGACCAAGCTACAGGAACACATTTTGAAGTTTTTCGTTATCGTGGAATATTTTAAGACCACTCAAACTCCAATGGCTTAAGAAAGCCACATATCAATATTTAACATTCCAAGAGTGAGAAAATTCCCCTTCCATGGTAGAGAGATGGGAAAGCAAATATCTGTGAACAATAATACAGCCTATCACAACtacatattttaacttttttagtttCAGAAGTCTCAGCTTCAAGAGGAAAGGGTATTAATCTTTGTTTCCATAATACATAGCTCAAAGATGGTATTCATCtcttcattcagtaaatattactaagtgagaaaaaatacatatgcacatGGAAAGTTATGTGATATAAATTTACGTAAAGGAATGTCAGAAGCCTCCTTTGCTAAATGTTTGACAAAGGAATTGGCTATTAGTTCCTTGGACTTCTTTTCTGACTCCTACTGATTTAATAGAAGAAATAAGTCTGCTTAGTAGTGTAGCTGTTCAGGAGCTCCTGGGTgccacagttggttaagcatccagctcttggtttcagctcaggtcatggtcttgctGTCTTGGGATtatgggatagagcccagcattgggctctgtgctgagcctgcTTGGgaccctctcttcctctgtgcctcacctcttctctcttctctctcgtttctctctctctcttttctttctctctctcaagtaaatctttttttttaagtggatctATCCAAATGTAGACCCAATAACATTGGGTGGTAGTAAGCTAATAGAGTGGAAGAGGCATGAATGCCATTTATAAAAGATATGGAAGCAGTTTTAGTACTTGAAGTGTTATTGGCCTTTGGGTCACAAAACATGTGGTTCAATTCCTCATTCATAGTCCAGATGAAGAGTTCACCAAAACCTTAAATTCTTGTGCCAACCTCAACCAATATTCCTATTGTCTTTTACCTAGATGTCAATAGCATTTTTGGaagcttctttgttttctttagtcATGTGATGAGTTTATGAGAACAGGAAGGTCAAATCTCTGCTATCGGGCCAAAATTTGATCTAATTGCATCTGTGAGGAATGAAACCTCATTTTCCTTGTCATACTAAAGAACTGCCAAACATGGAGATTACAGTTTTCCTACTTAAGATATTTCCCTACCACCTCAATCCAACATCCATCTACTCAATAGCATCTACACattctttctccagaatagactgaGCACATGATCACGAATCTGCTTGGTCTTGACGCCATAGATGATGGGATTGATCATGGGtggaaaaagaagatagaaaatagcAAGAAGTATATGGACATGAGGAGCAGCCTGGCGAGCCACACGGTGCATGACTGAGGAGATGACCACAGGTGTGTAGGTAGACAAGATTGCACCTATGTGAGAGATACAAGTCCCAAAGGCCTTGTAGCGGGCCTCCTGAGAGGCAAGCTGTAGGACTGCCCGAAGGATGAAGATATAAGACAAGATAACAAACAGCAGATCCAACACCACTATAAACATGGCCACAGCAATGCCATAGATATTGTTGAAGCGAGTATCCCCACAGGCCAGCCTTACCACGGCCATGTGCTCACAGTAGCAGTGGGCAATCATGGGGCCTCGGCAGTAGTGGAAGCGTTTGAGCAGAAAAGGGAGTGGAGTCATTAGTGTCACAGCCCGAGCCACAGCAGCCATACCAATCTTGGTGATAAGGGGCCCAGT
Coding sequences within:
- the LOC123949798 gene encoding olfactory receptor 52K1, with the protein product MTTSNITTTHPAFFLLVGIPGLEHLHVWISIPFCFAYTLALLGNCTLLFIIQADEALHEPMYLFLAMLASIDLVLSSTTLPKMLAVFWFRDREISFYGCLVQMFFLHSFSIMESAVLLAMAFDRYVAICKPLHYTTVLTGPLITKIGMAAVARAVTLMTPLPFLLKRFHYCRGPMIAHCYCEHMAVVRLACGDTRFNNIYGIAVAMFIVVLDLLFVILSYIFILRAVLQLASQEARYKAFGTCISHIGAILSTYTPVVISSVMHRVARQAAPHVHILLAIFYLLFPPMINPIIYGVKTKQIRDHVLSLFWRKNV